The Mercurialis annua linkage group LG8, ddMerAnnu1.2, whole genome shotgun sequence genome window below encodes:
- the LOC126661366 gene encoding probable LRR receptor-like serine/threonine-protein kinase At3g47570, producing the protein MRIAVIIIHLLSFTMTRAGAATNVTDRLALLEFKAKITNDPLGVMSSWNSSHHFCQWYGVACGRRHHQRVTELNLNTCKLSGSISPHIGNLSFLRKLYLANNSFSYEIPPQIGHLRRMQVISLFNNLLSGEIPSNISACSNLDVVQLYGNKLIGKIPVELSSLTSLKDLSLGGNNLVGTIPLSIANLSYLETLFLSRNNLHGSIPRFIGQLKNLRNLALGGNLFSGTIHSSIFNLSSIQVLDVGGNDIHGTLPMSLGVSLPYLQFFSISKNQFIGSLPSSLSNASNIKVFQVSQNKLTGNLPSFEKLTKLSILLLEINHFGNGKDDDLKFLHGLANATALRVLVFGVNKFGGKLSEKIANFSQKLEIFTIDNNQIYGNIPTGIEFLVNLNLFDASGNNLSGIIPSSTGKLSNLAILSLSENNFIGNIPSSLGNLTNLIRIYLHDNQFQGNIPPSLGNCKQLLLFDLSNNNLTGLLPPQIFEISSLSLGLDLSTNRLHGSIPDEIGNLKQLGTLYLQHNLLSGNIPSNLGRCVSLETLIMSRNLFQGLIPSSLSALRGLQILDLSYNNISGRIPIFLTNLSLSKLDLSHNDFEGMVPVEGIFKNASAISIVRNNRLCGGINDLGLPTCISDKESKRKQRRTVILIVSAIMGIVALVLACLVLWFSRKRRKHSASCDSEKANLLRLSYQHLLKATNDFSSDNLIGSGGFGSVYKGILEQDGGVIAVKVLNLARRGASKSFLAECEVLRNARHRNLVKVLTACSSVDYGGNDFKALVYEFMDNGSLDDWLYPTHHPRNLNIVQRLNIAIDVACALEYLHCHSGTIPIVHCDLKPSNVLLDKEMTAHVSDFGLVKFLHKEMIRPTSNQSSSLAAIGTIGYCPPEYGLGNDASTSGDIFSFGVLLLEMFTEKRPTHDIFKDGLSLHSFVKRAMPEEVIEIVNPTLLQMEEATLSHFYYSKNIIRKDKLVECLISVFEIGILCSSESPQERLNIGDVVIQLSSIRNKLQMTTG; encoded by the exons ATGCGGATTGCTGTTATTATTATCCATCTCTTGTCATTTACCATGACTCGTGCCGGTGCTGCTACCAATGTCACGGATCGACTAGCTTTGCTCGAGTTCAAGGCTAAAATAACCAATGACCCTCTCGGTGTCATGAGTTCGTGGAATAGTTCGCATCATTTTTGCCAATGGTATGGCGTCGCATGTGGGCGTCGACATCACCAGAGAGTTACGGAGTTAAATCTAAACACTTGTAAACTTTCAGGTTCGATATCACCACATATTGGAAATTTAAGCTTCCTAAGAAAATTGTATCTCGCCAACAATAGCTTCAGCTACGAAATTCCTCCGCAAATTGGTCATTTGCGTAGAATGCAAGTTATTTCTCTTTTCAATAACTTACTTAGCGGCGAAATTCCTTCCAACATTTCTGCTTGTTCTAATCTTGATGTTGTGCAATTATATGGCAACAAGCTGATCGGAAAAATCCCCGTAGAGCTTAGCTCCTTGACGAGTTTGAAAGATTTGTCTTTGGGAGGAAACAATTTAGTCGGAACTATCCCTCTATCGATTGCAAATCTATCATATCTCGAGACACTCTTCCTGAGCCGAAACAATTTGCATGGATCTATACCTCGATTCATAGGTCAACTAAAGAATTTGAGGAATTTAGCACTTGGTGGTAATCTTTTTTCAGGCACCATCCATTCTTCGATCTTTAATCTCTCTTCGATTCAAGTTCTAGACGTGGGGGGCAATGATATACACGGAACACTTCCGATGAGCTTAGGTGTCTCTCTTCCATATCTCCAATTCTTTTCCATTAGTAAAAACCAATTCATTGGATCCCTTCCATCTTCACTTTCTAATGCATCAAACATAAAAGTTTTTCAAGTCAGCCAAAATAAACTTACAGGAAATTTACCTTCTTTTGAGAAGTTGACAAAACTGTCAATTCTTTTGCTTGAAATCAACCATTTTGGAAATGGGAAAGATGATGACTTAAAGTTTCTACATGGCCTGGCTAATGCCACTGCTTTAAGAGTACTAGTTTTCGGCGTTAACAAATTCGGAGGGAAGCTATCTGAAAAAATTGCCAACTTTTCACAAAAACTCGAGATTTTCACCATCGACAACAATCAAATATACGGAAATATCCCGACAGGTATAGAGTTCCTAGTAAACTTGAATCTTTTTGATGCATCAGGGAACAATCTCTCAGGTATTATTCCTTCTAGCACCGGAAAGCTCAGTAATTTAGCAATACTTTCTTTGTccgaaaataattttattggaAATATTCCATCATCTTTAGGAAATTTAACAAATTTGATTAGAATTTATTTACATGACAATCAGTTTCAAGGTAATATCCCTCCAAGTTTGGGAAATTGCAAACAGTTATTATTGTTTGATCTTTCCAACAACAATCTTACTGGTTTGCTACCTCcacaaatatttgaaatttcttCATTATCATTAGGACTTGATTTATCTACAAATCGTTTGCATGGTTCTATTCCTGACGAAATCGGAAACCTAAAACAGTTGGGAACACTATATCTTCAACACAACTTATTGTCAGGTAATATTCCAAGTAATCTTGGCAGATGTGTAAGTCTAGAGACGTTGATCATGAGCCGAAATTTATTTCAAGGGTTGATTCCTTCTTCTTTAAGCGCATTGAGAGGCCTTCAAATCTTGGATCTTTCGTACAACAACATTTCAGGACGTATTCCAATTTTCTTGACGAACCTTAGTTTATCAAAGCTGGATCTTTCGCATAATGATTTTGAAGGTATGGTGCCAGTTGAAGGAATTTTTAAGAACGCAAGCGCAATATCAATAGTCCGAAACAATAGATTATGTGGTGGCATAAATGATCTTGGCCTCCCGACATGCATATCTGATAAAGAATCGAAAAGGAAACAACGACGAACTGTAATCTTAATAGTTTCAGCTATTATGGGAATAGTAGCATTAGTACTTGCCTGCTTAGTTCTCTGGTTTTCAAGAAAGCGGAGAAAACATTCAGCGTCGTGTGATTCTGAGAAAGCTAATTTATTGAGACTGTCTTATCAGCATCTCCTTAAAGCGACAAATGATTTTTCTTCGGACAATTTAATTGGTTCAGGTGGATTTGGGTCTGTGTATAAAGGAATTCTTGAGCAAGATGGAGGTGTAATTGCAGTGAAAGTGCTTAATCTTGCGCGTCGAGGAGCGTCAAAAAGTTTTCTAGCTGAATGTGAAGTGTTAAGGAATGCCAGACATAGAAATCTCGTAAAAGTACTCACTGCTTGTTCTAGTGTTGACTATGGCGGCAACGATTTCAAAGCTTTGGTTTACGAGTTCATGGATAACGGAAGCTTAGACGATTGGTTGTATCCGACTCATCATCCGAGGAATTTAAACATTGTTCAAAGATTGAATATTGCGATTGATGTAGCTTGTGCACTAGAGTATCTCCATTGTCATTCTGGAACGATACCGATCGTTCACTGTGATCTAAAGCCAAGCAATGTCCTTCTTGATAAAGAAATGACTGCACATGTAAGTGACTTTGGGTTAGTCAAATTCCTTCATAAGGAGATGATTCGTCCTACTTCAAATCAGTCCAGCTCTCTTGCAGCTATTGGAACTATTGGTTACTGTCCTCCAG AGTATGGCTTGGGAAATGATGCATCAACATCGGGCGACATATTCAGCTTTGGCGTACTTTTGTTGGAGATGTTCACAGAAAAGCGACCAACGCACGACATATTCAAAGACGGACTAAGCCTTCACAGCTTTGTCAAAAGAGCCATGCCCGAGGAAGTGATAGAAATTGTAAATCCTACTCTTCTTCAAATGGAGGAAGCGACATTGAGCCATTTTTATTATTCCAAGAACATTATACGAAAAGATAAACTCGTTGAGTGCCTGATATCAGTATTTGAAATTGGAATATTATGTTCTTCTGAATCACCGCAAGAGCGTTTAAATATTGGTGATGTTGTTATTCAACTCTCTTCTATCAGAAACAAACTACAAATGACTACAG GTTGA